The following are encoded in a window of Pseudomonas sp. JQ170C genomic DNA:
- a CDS encoding DUF2474 domain-containing protein, whose translation MTGKHTYDEEKKPLWQRLGWLAVIWAGSVAALGIVAWLMRMFMAAAGLSTH comes from the coding sequence ATGACTGGCAAGCACACGTATGACGAAGAGAAAAAGCCGCTCTGGCAACGGCTGGGCTGGCTGGCGGTCATTTGGGCCGGCAGCGTGGCGGCCCTGGGGATTGTGGCCTGGCTGATGCGCATGTTCATGGCGGCAGCCGGCCTGAGCACCCACTGA